Proteins encoded within one genomic window of Halorussus salilacus:
- a CDS encoding homoserine kinase: MVTVRAPATSANLGSGFDVFGVALARPADVVRVERADETSIDVTGAGAEFIPTDPAENTAGVVARELDAPARIQIDKGVRPSSGMGSSAASAAAAAVALNELYDRGLTREELVRVAAHGEAAVSGEAHADNVAPAILGGFTIVTDDDVTRMDADLDVVACLPETVVSTREARGVLPEEVGMDEMVETVGNAATLVAGMCRDDPELVGRGMGDPVVTPARAALIDGYDAVESAARDAGATGVTVSGAGPTVLAVCRSGTRQRVAGAMVEAFGEEGVDARAYQTEVGTGAEFCR, from the coding sequence ATGGTAACGGTCCGGGCCCCCGCGACGAGCGCGAACCTCGGGAGCGGCTTCGACGTGTTCGGCGTCGCGCTCGCCCGCCCGGCCGACGTGGTTCGGGTCGAGCGCGCAGACGAGACGAGCATCGACGTGACCGGCGCGGGCGCGGAGTTCATCCCGACCGACCCGGCCGAGAACACCGCGGGCGTGGTCGCCCGCGAACTCGACGCCCCGGCGCGAATCCAGATCGACAAGGGCGTCCGCCCCTCCTCGGGGATGGGGTCGTCGGCCGCGAGTGCCGCGGCCGCCGCGGTCGCGCTAAACGAACTCTACGACCGCGGGCTCACCCGAGAGGAACTGGTCCGGGTCGCCGCGCACGGCGAGGCCGCGGTCTCGGGCGAGGCCCACGCCGACAACGTCGCGCCAGCCATCCTCGGGGGGTTCACGATAGTCACCGACGACGACGTGACGCGGATGGACGCCGACCTCGACGTGGTGGCCTGCCTGCCCGAGACCGTGGTCTCGACCCGCGAGGCCCGGGGTGTCCTCCCCGAGGAGGTCGGGATGGACGAGATGGTCGAGACGGTGGGCAACGCCGCGACGCTGGTCGCGGGGATGTGCAGGGACGACCCCGAACTGGTGGGCAGGGGGATGGGAGACCCGGTGGTGACGCCCGCCCGCGCCGCCCTCATCGACGGCTACGACGCGGTCGAGTCGGCCGCCCGCGACGCGGGCGCGACCGGCGTCACGGTGTCTGGCGCGGGACCGACCGTGCTGGCGGTGTGTCGGTCCGGGACGCGCCAGCGCGTGGCTGGCGCGATGGTCGAGGCGTTCGGTGAGGAGGGGGTCGACGCCCGGGCGTATCAGACCGAGGTCGGGACGGGTGCGGAATTCTGTCGGTGA
- a CDS encoding outer membrane protein assembly factor BamB family protein encodes MPSDTSSPISLSRRELLAATATASAVAAAGCAGTESVPDDQRWSQFGFDTANTAHNPDAEGPAEEPTVAWVRVGGSYYRNSTQPLVGDAVYANAWHDGVFALDPADGSVRWHDGDADNTQLTPALAEGTLAFPTRDGFRGVAADGGLRAFGRAVGYGRWRTDLDYPQSPPSVADGLLVAGIGANHSADGGRVAAVDAADGTVRWEFPVETSVWGAPAVADGVVYAAARDDDQRDAETQGTVHAIDLADGTEVWSRPLGESPRFNPVGAPVVGDGLVYVPTGTGPLVALGAESGEEVWRADPPEGVQASPALAGGVLYAGCLDGTLRALDAATGEVEWTGEAQTYYGGPTVGERGVYAVGSGGEVVSWTRDGRERWRVAIDPPVSGSPVPAEGRLFVGTGDGLLYALE; translated from the coding sequence ATGCCGTCCGACACGTCCTCGCCCATCTCGCTCTCCCGGCGCGAACTCCTCGCCGCTACCGCGACCGCGAGCGCGGTCGCGGCGGCCGGATGCGCCGGTACCGAATCGGTCCCCGACGACCAGCGCTGGTCCCAGTTCGGTTTCGACACCGCAAACACCGCCCACAATCCCGACGCCGAGGGACCCGCCGAGGAGCCGACCGTCGCGTGGGTCCGCGTCGGCGGTAGCTACTACCGCAACTCGACCCAGCCGCTGGTCGGCGACGCGGTGTACGCCAACGCGTGGCACGACGGCGTGTTCGCGCTCGACCCCGCGGACGGGTCGGTCCGGTGGCACGACGGGGACGCCGACAACACGCAACTCACCCCCGCGCTCGCCGAGGGAACGCTCGCGTTCCCGACGCGGGACGGCTTCCGGGGCGTCGCGGCCGACGGCGGCCTGCGCGCGTTCGGCCGGGCGGTCGGCTACGGCCGCTGGCGGACCGACCTCGACTACCCCCAGTCCCCGCCCTCGGTCGCCGACGGCCTGCTCGTCGCCGGAATCGGTGCGAACCACTCGGCCGACGGCGGCCGCGTGGCGGCCGTCGACGCGGCCGACGGCACCGTCCGGTGGGAGTTTCCGGTCGAGACGAGCGTCTGGGGCGCGCCCGCGGTCGCCGACGGCGTGGTCTACGCCGCGGCGCGCGACGACGACCAGCGGGACGCCGAGACGCAGGGGACGGTCCACGCCATCGACCTCGCGGACGGAACCGAGGTCTGGTCGCGGCCGCTCGGCGAGTCGCCCCGGTTCAACCCCGTGGGCGCGCCGGTCGTCGGCGACGGCCTCGTCTACGTGCCGACCGGGACCGGCCCGCTGGTCGCGCTCGGCGCCGAGTCGGGCGAGGAGGTCTGGCGGGCCGACCCGCCCGAGGGCGTGCAGGCCTCGCCCGCGCTCGCGGGCGGGGTGCTCTACGCTGGCTGTCTCGACGGCACCCTCCGCGCGCTCGACGCCGCGACGGGCGAGGTCGAGTGGACCGGGGAGGCACAGACGTACTACGGCGGGCCGACGGTCGGCGAGCGCGGCGTCTACGCGGTCGGGAGCGGGGGCGAGGTCGTCTCGTGGACCCGCGACGGCCGCGAGCGCTGGCGGGTCGCCATCGACCCGCCCGTGTCCGGCTCGCCGGTTCCCGCCGAGGGGCGGCTGTTCGTCGGGACCGGCGACGGCCTGCTGTACGCGCTGGAGTGA
- the ric gene encoding iron-sulfur cluster repair di-iron protein — MTSTIDPETRLGRLVRENPEFAPVFESLGIDYCCGGDVALERACEESDLQLESVLERLEDARSADPAETTPESLSALVDDVVETHHDYLRDELPSLERVVRKVARVHGDGHPELREIESEFLDLREEVTHHIADEEENVFPELVALDGAESLAPDDEERIREAVDHLESEHDAAASGLERIWALSDDYAVPDDACTSYRNMLDRLQMLEEDMHLHVHKENNVLFPEAEELLAAE; from the coding sequence ATGACATCGACAATCGACCCGGAGACACGACTCGGACGGCTCGTCAGGGAGAACCCCGAATTCGCGCCGGTGTTCGAATCGCTCGGCATCGACTACTGCTGTGGCGGGGACGTCGCGCTCGAACGGGCCTGCGAGGAGAGCGACCTCCAACTCGAATCCGTGCTCGAACGCTTGGAGGACGCCCGCTCGGCCGACCCGGCCGAGACGACCCCCGAATCGCTCTCGGCGCTCGTCGACGACGTGGTCGAGACCCATCACGACTACCTCCGGGACGAACTCCCGTCGCTCGAACGCGTCGTGCGGAAGGTCGCGCGGGTCCACGGCGACGGCCACCCGGAGCTCCGGGAGATCGAATCGGAGTTCCTCGACCTCCGGGAGGAGGTCACCCACCACATCGCCGACGAGGAGGAGAACGTCTTCCCCGAGCTGGTGGCCCTCGACGGGGCGGAGTCGCTCGCGCCCGACGACGAAGAGCGGATTCGGGAGGCCGTCGACCACCTCGAATCGGAACACGACGCCGCGGCGTCCGGACTCGAACGCATCTGGGCGCTGAGCGACGACTACGCGGTCCCGGACGACGCCTGCACGAGCTACCGGAACATGCTCGACCGACTGCAGATGCTCGAAGAGGACATGCACCTGCACGTTCACAAGGAGAACAACGTGCTGTTCCCAGAGGCCGAGGAACTGCTCGCCGCCGAGTAG
- a CDS encoding HFX_2341 family transcriptional regulator, translating into MQTHVVPVGFDYDRLIAPLVRDQLDVDRVILLEGAVGSEANVEYSQNLSEKLEQDFRNLLGATTERVVVEDVYDYDTAFEQAFDLINAELDADREVWVNISAMPRTVSFAFATAAHSVMVEREGERDRIHTYYTAPEKYLETELAEELRRQVDLLEDLRAGDDEERAADPGADERIVARLESARDLLAEFDERGTTIGAKEVGDGHIVELPVASFSNVKPFEELILFKLGEDGEFASVSELAEALARELGEEYTDSFRSKVIYNVDRLGPGGKGYIEQEERGKSYRTRLSRIGELWVRAHGDGEN; encoded by the coding sequence ATGCAAACCCACGTCGTCCCGGTCGGATTCGACTACGACCGGCTCATCGCCCCGCTCGTCCGCGACCAGCTGGACGTGGACCGCGTCATCCTCCTCGAAGGAGCGGTCGGGAGCGAGGCCAACGTCGAGTATTCCCAGAACCTCTCGGAGAAGCTCGAACAGGACTTCCGGAACCTGCTGGGCGCGACCACCGAGCGCGTCGTGGTCGAGGACGTCTACGACTACGACACCGCCTTCGAGCAGGCGTTCGACCTCATCAACGCCGAACTCGACGCCGACCGCGAGGTGTGGGTCAACATCTCCGCGATGCCCCGGACCGTGAGCTTCGCGTTCGCGACCGCGGCCCACTCGGTGATGGTCGAGCGCGAGGGCGAGCGCGACCGCATCCACACCTACTACACCGCGCCCGAGAAGTACCTCGAAACCGAACTCGCCGAGGAACTCCGCAGGCAGGTCGACCTGCTCGAAGACCTCCGGGCGGGCGACGACGAGGAACGGGCCGCCGACCCGGGCGCCGACGAGCGCATCGTCGCGCGACTCGAATCGGCCCGCGACCTCCTCGCGGAGTTCGACGAGCGCGGGACCACCATCGGCGCGAAGGAGGTCGGCGACGGCCACATCGTGGAACTCCCGGTCGCCTCCTTCTCGAACGTCAAGCCCTTCGAGGAGCTCATCCTGTTCAAGCTCGGTGAGGACGGCGAGTTCGCGTCGGTTTCGGAGCTCGCAGAGGCGCTGGCGCGCGAGCTCGGCGAGGAGTACACCGACAGCTTCCGGTCGAAGGTCATCTACAACGTCGACCGGCTCGGGCCGGGCGGGAAAGGGTACATCGAGCAGGAGGAACGCGGGAAGTCGTATCGGACGCGGCTGTCGCGCATCGGGGAGCTGTGGGTTCGCGCGCACGGGGACGGGGAGAATTAG
- a CDS encoding DUF1405 domain-containing protein translates to MALPERWDLPGRGDLPDPEDLPRYVAPLPRWLEDFGLRYAWAIVAINLLGTAFGFYYYLPQFEFEPVVMWPFVPDSPVATLFIAASLACWKLGRQRAWLDALAFFGCIKLGLWTPYVLLAFGSDFSYLHWAMYNFLFWSHLGMVAEAFVIHRYSDFPVRAVAVAVGWYGLNDLVDYFVPVVGDPHHTTIPAEWTAAGYDHALGAHDVAAAGAVVLTLAATFLALSTRVKKLEAKGGET, encoded by the coding sequence ATGGCGCTTCCCGAACGCTGGGACCTCCCCGGACGCGGGGACCTCCCCGACCCGGAGGACCTCCCGCGGTACGTCGCACCCCTCCCGCGGTGGCTGGAGGACTTCGGTCTGCGGTACGCGTGGGCCATCGTCGCGATAAACCTCCTCGGCACCGCGTTCGGCTTCTACTACTACCTCCCGCAGTTCGAGTTCGAACCGGTCGTGATGTGGCCGTTCGTCCCCGACAGCCCGGTCGCCACGCTGTTCATCGCGGCGAGCCTCGCGTGCTGGAAGCTCGGCCGCCAGCGGGCGTGGCTCGACGCCCTCGCCTTCTTCGGGTGCATCAAGCTCGGCCTCTGGACGCCGTACGTCCTGCTCGCGTTCGGGTCCGACTTCTCGTATCTCCACTGGGCGATGTACAACTTCCTGTTCTGGAGCCACCTCGGGATGGTCGCCGAGGCGTTCGTCATCCACCGCTACTCGGACTTCCCGGTCCGGGCGGTCGCGGTCGCGGTGGGCTGGTACGGCCTCAACGACCTCGTGGACTACTTCGTCCCGGTCGTGGGCGACCCCCACCACACCACGATTCCCGCGGAGTGGACCGCGGCGGGCTACGACCACGCGCTCGGGGCCCACGACGTGGCGGCGGCCGGGGCGGTCGTGCTCACCCTCGCGGCGACGTTCCTCGCGCTCTCGACCCGGGTGAAGAAGCTGGAAGCGAAGGGCGGCGAGACGTAA
- a CDS encoding efflux RND transporter permease subunit produces MTAGDRVADFVVSHSRLVIVILLLVTAGVAAGVDPSPDSRSIGDVQADSPEQRALDDIEANFSTDDRTVAQVVVRGDDVLTRESMVETLRLQRTLRDDEEIGPTLADDRPTVGLANLVATAAIHAGGGESATGTPSLDDQISRLESMDDDEFDRVLSAVLDPESESVPADPYRFLPSDYEPGTTDAEARTLFVFQTTDEGGTGDEGATGDEDATDDDSTGVTTDEAFDAQVAIADIVDERFGDSAFVFGAGIVESESGNALVDSFVVLLPLAFLLVLVVLAVAYRDVLDVALGLVGVGLVLAWLGGVMGWLGIPSSQLLIAVPFLLIGLSIDYALHVVMRYREAGREAPEADPAAAMRAGLAGVLVALAAATLSTGIGFLSNLVSSIPAIRDFALLSAAGIFATFVVFGLLVPALKVELDGWLADRGRDRRKTAFGVEAGVANRVLSVGGEAALRVPVAVVALALVVSAAGGVAATDIDTEFNEQDFLPLDAPEWAKSLPGPLAPGDYDIRENAEFVGDSFARPGGGGQTEVLVEGNVTDPETLDRIVEGQRVASDRAAFVARSDGTATVESPATVLRSVADRDEDLARRIDASDTDGDGLPDENLTAVYDALFDAAPEEAATVLHRTDDGRYVAARLSLSVRGSASAQDAAADTRAVAEAVADAPRASAIATGGQVVTAVAQDGLLETLVEALAVTLVAILGLLAALYWRRYRAPALGVVTLVPVVCALAWLLGTMWVLDIPFNTETAVITSLAIGLGVDYSIHFSERFVEERRGSDSTAETLRTTITGTGGALLGSATTTAAGFGVLGFALTPPIRRFGIVTGLSIVFAFVACMTVLPSLLVLWDRYVA; encoded by the coding sequence ATGACCGCCGGAGACAGAGTCGCCGATTTCGTGGTGTCCCACAGTCGGCTCGTAATCGTGATACTACTGCTGGTGACCGCGGGCGTCGCTGCGGGCGTCGACCCCTCGCCCGACTCGCGGTCCATCGGCGACGTACAGGCCGACTCGCCCGAACAGCGCGCGCTCGACGACATCGAGGCGAACTTCTCGACCGACGACCGGACCGTCGCACAGGTCGTGGTCCGAGGCGACGACGTACTGACCCGCGAGTCGATGGTCGAAACGTTGCGCCTCCAGCGGACCCTCCGCGACGACGAGGAGATCGGACCGACGCTGGCCGACGACCGCCCGACGGTGGGGCTCGCGAACCTCGTGGCGACCGCCGCGATTCACGCTGGGGGCGGCGAGTCGGCGACGGGGACGCCGTCGCTCGACGACCAGATTTCCCGGCTCGAATCGATGGACGACGACGAGTTCGACCGCGTTCTCTCGGCGGTGCTGGACCCAGAGAGCGAGTCGGTCCCGGCCGACCCCTACCGGTTCCTCCCCAGCGACTACGAACCCGGCACGACCGACGCGGAGGCCCGGACGCTGTTCGTCTTCCAGACGACCGACGAGGGCGGGACCGGCGACGAGGGCGCGACAGGCGACGAGGACGCGACGGACGACGATTCGACGGGAGTCACGACCGACGAGGCCTTCGACGCGCAGGTCGCCATCGCCGACATCGTCGACGAGCGCTTCGGCGACTCGGCGTTCGTCTTCGGGGCGGGCATCGTCGAGTCCGAGTCCGGTAACGCGCTCGTCGACAGCTTCGTCGTCCTGCTACCGCTGGCGTTCCTGCTCGTGCTGGTGGTGCTCGCGGTCGCCTACCGGGACGTCCTCGACGTGGCGCTGGGGCTGGTCGGCGTCGGCCTCGTCCTCGCGTGGCTCGGCGGCGTCATGGGGTGGCTCGGGATTCCGAGCAGTCAGCTACTCATCGCCGTCCCGTTCCTGCTCATCGGCCTGTCCATCGACTACGCGCTCCATGTCGTGATGCGCTACCGGGAGGCCGGGCGCGAGGCCCCCGAGGCCGACCCCGCGGCCGCGATGCGGGCGGGTCTCGCGGGCGTGCTGGTCGCGCTCGCGGCCGCGACCCTCTCGACCGGCATCGGGTTCCTCTCGAACCTCGTGAGTTCGATCCCCGCGATTCGGGACTTCGCGTTGCTGTCGGCCGCGGGCATCTTCGCCACCTTCGTCGTGTTCGGCCTGCTCGTCCCTGCGCTCAAGGTCGAACTCGACGGGTGGCTCGCCGACCGCGGCCGCGACCGCCGCAAGACCGCGTTCGGCGTCGAGGCGGGCGTCGCCAACCGCGTCCTCTCGGTCGGGGGCGAGGCCGCCCTCCGCGTCCCGGTGGCGGTCGTCGCGCTCGCGCTGGTCGTCTCAGCGGCTGGCGGGGTCGCGGCAACCGACATCGACACCGAGTTCAACGAGCAGGACTTCCTGCCGCTCGACGCGCCCGAGTGGGCCAAGTCGCTCCCCGGGCCGCTCGCGCCCGGCGACTACGACATCCGGGAGAACGCCGAGTTCGTCGGCGACTCGTTCGCGCGGCCCGGCGGCGGGGGCCAGACCGAGGTGCTGGTCGAGGGCAACGTGACCGACCCCGAGACGCTCGACCGAATCGTCGAGGGCCAGCGCGTCGCGTCCGACCGCGCGGCGTTCGTCGCGCGGTCGGACGGCACCGCGACCGTCGAGTCGCCCGCGACCGTGCTCCGGTCGGTCGCCGACCGCGACGAGGACCTCGCCCGCCGAATCGACGCGAGCGACACCGACGGCGACGGTCTCCCCGACGAGAACCTCACCGCGGTCTACGACGCGCTGTTCGACGCCGCGCCCGAGGAGGCCGCGACCGTGCTCCACCGGACCGACGACGGCCGGTACGTCGCGGCGCGACTGTCGCTGTCGGTCCGCGGGAGCGCCTCCGCGCAGGACGCCGCCGCCGACACCCGGGCGGTCGCCGAGGCGGTGGCCGACGCGCCCCGTGCGTCGGCCATCGCCACCGGCGGGCAGGTGGTCACCGCGGTCGCCCAAGACGGCCTGCTGGAGACGCTCGTCGAGGCGCTGGCTGTCACGCTGGTCGCGATTCTGGGCCTGTTGGCCGCGCTGTACTGGCGACGCTACCGCGCTCCCGCGCTCGGGGTCGTCACGCTCGTGCCGGTCGTCTGCGCGCTGGCGTGGCTCCTCGGGACGATGTGGGTGCTCGACATCCCGTTCAACACCGAGACCGCGGTCATCACCAGCCTCGCCATCGGTCTGGGCGTCGACTACAGCATCCACTTCAGCGAGCGGTTCGTCGAGGAGCGCCGGGGTTCCGACTCGACCGCCGAGACGCTCCGGACGACCATCACCGGCACCGGCGGCGCGCTGCTCGGGAGCGCGACGACCACGGCGGCCGGGTTCGGCGTCCTCGGGTTCGCGCTCACGCCGCCCATCCGGCGCTTCGGCATCGTCACCGGCCTCAGCATCGTGTTCGCCTTCGTGGCCTGCATGACGGTCCTGCCGTCACTGCTGGTGCTGTGGGACCGGTACGTGGCGTAG
- the pdxS gene encoding pyridoxal 5'-phosphate synthase lyase subunit PdxS: MAEPTDIEELKRGSELVKRGFARMQKGGVIMDVVNPEQARIAEDAGAVAVMALEAVPADIRKRGGVARMADPADVEEIIEEVSIPVMGKSRIGHTTEAQILESVGVDMIDESEVLTPADDKYHIDKREFTAPFVCGARNLGEALRRIEEGAAMIRTKGEAGTGDVNQAVHHQRTIKGEIRKLEGMTHEEREAYARDIEAPAHLVHETAEAGRLPVVNFAAGGIATPADAALMMHHGCDGIFVGSGIFGAEDPEAMADAIVEATNNWDDPDRLAAISKDIGSGMKGEANADLPDEEKLQGRGN; this comes from the coding sequence ATGGCCGAACCGACAGACATCGAGGAACTCAAGCGCGGTAGCGAACTCGTCAAGCGCGGGTTCGCCCGGATGCAGAAGGGCGGGGTCATCATGGACGTGGTGAACCCCGAGCAGGCCCGCATCGCGGAGGACGCGGGCGCGGTCGCGGTGATGGCGCTCGAAGCCGTCCCGGCCGACATCCGCAAGCGCGGCGGGGTCGCCCGGATGGCCGACCCCGCCGACGTCGAGGAGATAATCGAGGAGGTCTCCATCCCGGTGATGGGCAAGTCCCGCATCGGCCACACCACGGAGGCCCAAATCCTCGAATCCGTCGGCGTCGACATGATAGACGAGTCCGAGGTCCTCACGCCCGCCGACGACAAGTACCACATCGACAAGCGCGAGTTCACCGCGCCGTTCGTCTGCGGCGCGCGGAACCTCGGCGAGGCCCTCCGCCGAATCGAGGAGGGCGCGGCGATGATCCGCACCAAGGGCGAGGCGGGCACCGGCGACGTGAATCAGGCGGTCCACCACCAGCGCACCATCAAGGGCGAGATTCGCAAGCTGGAAGGGATGACCCACGAGGAGCGCGAGGCCTACGCCCGCGACATCGAGGCCCCCGCCCACCTCGTCCACGAGACCGCCGAGGCGGGTCGGCTCCCGGTCGTCAACTTCGCGGCGGGCGGCATCGCCACCCCCGCCGACGCCGCGCTCATGATGCACCACGGCTGTGACGGCATCTTCGTCGGGTCGGGCATCTTCGGCGCGGAGGACCCCGAGGCGATGGCCGACGCCATCGTCGAGGCGACGAACAACTGGGACGACCCCGACCGACTCGCCGCCATCAGCAAGGACATCGGCTCGGGCATGAAGGGCGAGGCCAACGCCGACCTGCCCGACGAGGAGAAGCTTCAGGGTCGCGGGAACTGA